The Ochrobactrum quorumnocens genome has a segment encoding these proteins:
- a CDS encoding SDR family oxidoreductase: MDKVILITGASSGIGEGIARELGGAGARLLLGARRLERIEAIAADIRDTDGFAEARSLDVTDRTSMAEFVQTAMEKWGCIDVLINNAGVMPLSPLAAGKQDEWERMVDVNVKGVLWGIGAVLPIMEAQGSGHIINLGSIGALQVVPTAAVYCATKFAVRAISDGLRQESTNIRVTCVNPGVVESELASTITHPETVAAMDTYRAIALQPSDIAHAVRHVIEAPAGVDTTEITIRPTASAN; encoded by the coding sequence ATGGACAAGGTCATTCTGATTACCGGTGCGTCTAGCGGCATCGGTGAAGGCATAGCCCGGGAGCTTGGTGGAGCCGGAGCAAGGCTATTACTGGGTGCACGTCGCCTCGAGCGGATCGAAGCAATCGCAGCAGACATCCGCGATACGGATGGTTTTGCGGAAGCTCGTTCACTGGACGTTACTGATCGCACGTCAATGGCCGAGTTCGTACAAACGGCCATGGAGAAATGGGGTTGCATTGACGTTCTGATCAACAACGCCGGTGTGATGCCGCTCTCGCCGCTCGCTGCTGGCAAGCAGGACGAATGGGAGCGCATGGTGGATGTCAACGTGAAGGGCGTGCTCTGGGGCATCGGCGCGGTTTTGCCGATTATGGAAGCTCAGGGAAGCGGCCACATCATCAATCTCGGTTCCATCGGTGCGCTACAGGTGGTGCCGACAGCTGCTGTTTATTGCGCAACAAAATTCGCAGTCCGGGCAATTTCTGACGGACTACGGCAGGAAAGTACGAACATTCGCGTTACCTGCGTTAATCCTGGCGTCGTCGAAAGCGAACTTGCATCGACGATTACACATCCGGAAACCGTGGCCGCGATGGATACATATCGCGCAATCGCGCTTCAGCCTTCTGATATAGCTCATGCGGTGAGGCATGTGATTGAAGCACCGGCGGGTGTTGATACGACTGAGATTACCATCCGCCCTACTGCCTCAGCAAACTGA
- a CDS encoding nuclear transport factor 2 family protein, with amino-acid sequence MIFITRSGNRFATARNLLIALAFSAVAVPALASTAAGTVTNAAANNEAVVREAFEQWAAGSGNVFDLLAPDVRWTIHGTGPVADTYNGVEDFMQRGSVPLVSRLASPLSPTVHHVWAVRDRVIVRFDASAITTSGAPYRNQFVWIFRLEDGLVVEAEAFLDLVAYQEVINNNEPRPR; translated from the coding sequence ATGATCTTTATCACACGAAGCGGAAATAGGTTCGCTACCGCAAGAAATCTTCTGATTGCGCTGGCTTTCAGCGCTGTTGCCGTGCCTGCGCTGGCCAGTACCGCTGCCGGAACGGTGACCAATGCCGCGGCGAACAACGAAGCAGTTGTGCGCGAGGCTTTTGAACAATGGGCAGCCGGGAGCGGCAATGTCTTCGACCTGCTCGCACCGGATGTCCGCTGGACGATCCACGGTACGGGACCAGTTGCCGATACGTACAACGGCGTCGAGGATTTCATGCAGCGTGGTTCAGTTCCTCTGGTCAGTCGCCTGGCATCGCCATTATCACCGACTGTCCATCATGTCTGGGCGGTCAGGGACAGGGTCATCGTCCGGTTCGATGCTTCGGCCATCACGACATCGGGTGCACCTTATCGCAATCAGTTCGTATGGATATTCCGGTTGGAGGACGGATTGGTTGTTGAAGCAGAAGCGTTTCTCGATCTTGTCGCCTACCAGGAAGTGATCAACAATAACGAACCTCGTCCCCGATAG
- a CDS encoding efflux RND transporter periplasmic adaptor subunit has product MTRYVTRKSLILAAATLVGLLAVWHLFLRPPAKPELVTVQVQKGDIEEVVLATGVLEPLELVRVGAQATGRIERLAVEIGDVVEAGQLVAEIDSQTRRNTLRDREAALANIRAVHAARMASLVKAERDFERQRELLAGGSAPRTQYDAAVATLDIARAEVKALDAQVSQAQVALELAGIELGYTRITAPIAGTVVAIVTDEGQTVNALQTAPTIVMIARLDTMTVRADISEADVVRVRRGLPVWFSILGDPKRRFDGELRQMEPAPVSIANESSTAASAASSTNGAVYYTGLIDVANADGVLRPSMTAQVSIVLNRVSGAVLVPLSAVEGAPRAGDTARIRVLDATGEVQSRQVKVGIDNGAEIQILSGLQAGEIIVLGASTDERADGQAQLAAAKR; this is encoded by the coding sequence ATGACACGATACGTTACCCGCAAGAGTCTGATCCTCGCAGCGGCGACCCTGGTCGGCCTGCTGGCCGTCTGGCACTTGTTTCTACGGCCACCGGCGAAGCCTGAACTTGTGACCGTGCAAGTGCAAAAGGGCGACATTGAAGAGGTCGTGCTGGCAACCGGAGTTCTCGAACCGCTCGAGCTGGTGCGCGTCGGCGCCCAGGCGACGGGTCGTATTGAGCGTCTGGCTGTCGAGATCGGTGACGTCGTCGAGGCTGGCCAATTGGTGGCCGAGATCGATTCACAGACCCGGCGCAACACTTTGCGGGACCGGGAGGCCGCCCTGGCCAACATACGCGCCGTCCACGCTGCGCGTATGGCCAGTCTGGTGAAAGCTGAGAGGGATTTCGAGCGCCAGCGTGAGCTGCTGGCAGGTGGTTCGGCGCCACGCACCCAGTATGATGCGGCTGTCGCCACATTAGACATTGCACGGGCGGAGGTTAAGGCGCTGGACGCTCAGGTTAGTCAGGCCCAGGTCGCTCTGGAGTTGGCGGGTATAGAACTGGGCTATACACGCATTACCGCTCCAATCGCCGGCACTGTGGTGGCGATCGTCACCGACGAAGGTCAGACCGTGAATGCCCTGCAGACCGCTCCGACCATCGTCATGATCGCGCGACTGGACACAATGACGGTGCGCGCGGATATATCCGAGGCTGACGTCGTGCGTGTACGACGCGGCCTGCCGGTCTGGTTCAGCATTCTTGGCGACCCGAAGCGGCGTTTCGATGGGGAGTTGCGCCAGATGGAACCGGCCCCTGTCTCAATCGCCAACGAGAGCAGCACTGCCGCAAGCGCGGCTAGCTCAACCAACGGTGCGGTCTATTACACCGGGCTAATCGACGTCGCGAATGCCGACGGGGTTCTGCGGCCGTCCATGACGGCACAGGTGTCTATTGTTCTCAACCGCGTCAGCGGCGCCGTGCTAGTCCCCCTCAGCGCTGTGGAAGGTGCGCCGAGGGCCGGCGACACGGCGCGCATCCGGGTGCTCGACGCCACGGGCGAGGTCCAGAGCCGGCAAGTTAAAGTCGGCATCGACAATGGCGCGGAGATCCAAATCCTCAGCGGTCTTCAAGCGGGAGAGATCATTGTCCTGGGAGCATCCACAGATGAACGCGCAGATGGTCAGGCTCAATTGGCCGCGGCGAAGCGGTAG
- a CDS encoding winged helix-turn-helix transcriptional regulator, with amino-acid sequence MIPLGEEIDAGTARGSENDKQFRPIPSNGVCSLLSDKWTVPVLWRLSMAEDHRLRFSALRKAVGEITQRMLTLTLRNLERDGFVIRHYFPEVPPRVEYELTDIGHGALHALEEFNLWVQNNLDVIKARRLAYDQAE; translated from the coding sequence ATGATACCTTTGGGCGAAGAGATCGATGCCGGAACAGCGCGCGGATCAGAGAACGACAAGCAATTCAGGCCCATTCCGTCAAATGGGGTTTGCAGCCTACTGAGTGACAAATGGACCGTGCCGGTTCTTTGGCGTCTTTCTATGGCTGAGGATCATCGGCTCCGATTTTCAGCACTGAGAAAAGCGGTCGGTGAAATCACCCAGCGTATGCTGACGCTTACGCTGCGCAATCTCGAGCGTGACGGCTTCGTTATACGCCACTATTTCCCTGAAGTGCCGCCACGTGTCGAGTATGAGCTGACGGATATCGGCCACGGAGCCCTGCACGCCCTTGAAGAGTTTAACTTATGGGTTCAAAATAATCTGGATGTCATCAAAGCGCGCCGACTCGCTTACGACCAAGCGGAGTAG
- a CDS encoding sensor histidine kinase → MSRNRKASSSLRWRFTLGFIVLQVCAVIVSLGLVFYLLSGIKSDVAITSIWLSQEIADSVRLEPNGRAKLEPTTKLKEMMEDAPDLWFVADLGKDIFLAYGAPPEKIANNIPFLQTFRSVELHGYLDDPLSVARMERFDTQAGEATIFAGGVSMSQYGVTVLLGNLAIGVPALILVAISLIGVPFVTRWALRSFSDLTGRLDRIDLDTRGALVEERGLPNEVLRVVRDINRALRRLDSGFEATERFFVNAAHELRTPIAILQVRIDTLSPGSDKTHLQTAIKRLTAIANQLLDTEKYRQKPQQNVPVDLNNVVSKVVAELAPLAIAEGYEISFDSYAEGMFVPGDAEALERAFVNLVRNAVQYGGGRGQISVGIEADGSVTVADQGCGIAGDKHSRIFEPFYRVSPHGSGAGLGLSMVNEIVTRHRGYIELSSAPGKGSTFAVRWRARSVFQQP, encoded by the coding sequence ATGAGCAGAAATAGGAAGGCCAGTTCATCCCTTCGCTGGCGATTCACGCTTGGCTTTATAGTCCTGCAGGTATGCGCGGTCATCGTCTCACTGGGCTTGGTTTTTTATCTCCTTTCCGGCATCAAGTCCGATGTGGCGATCACGTCCATCTGGCTGTCTCAGGAAATCGCAGACTCGGTCCGTCTCGAGCCGAATGGCCGGGCTAAACTGGAGCCGACGACCAAACTTAAAGAGATGATGGAGGACGCGCCTGACCTCTGGTTTGTGGCAGACCTGGGCAAAGATATTTTCCTTGCTTACGGCGCGCCTCCCGAGAAAATCGCCAACAACATACCATTCTTGCAGACGTTCAGAAGCGTCGAGCTCCATGGTTATCTGGATGATCCTTTGAGTGTCGCCCGAATGGAGCGTTTTGATACCCAGGCGGGTGAGGCAACGATTTTCGCTGGCGGTGTTTCGATGTCCCAATATGGTGTGACCGTGCTGTTGGGTAACCTTGCCATCGGCGTGCCGGCGCTGATCCTCGTCGCCATCTCCCTCATTGGCGTTCCGTTCGTCACACGCTGGGCGCTGCGGTCCTTCAGCGACCTGACCGGGCGTCTCGACAGGATCGATCTCGACACTCGCGGTGCCCTGGTCGAAGAGCGTGGCTTGCCCAACGAAGTTCTTCGCGTTGTGCGTGACATCAACAGGGCGTTACGTCGTCTCGATAGTGGCTTCGAGGCGACGGAGCGCTTCTTCGTCAACGCGGCGCATGAACTTCGAACGCCGATCGCTATCCTGCAGGTGAGAATCGACACCCTTTCACCAGGTTCGGACAAGACACACCTACAGACGGCCATCAAACGACTTACAGCGATCGCGAACCAGCTTCTCGACACTGAGAAGTACCGGCAGAAACCTCAGCAAAATGTACCTGTCGATCTCAACAACGTTGTGTCGAAGGTGGTCGCCGAACTTGCTCCCTTGGCCATCGCCGAAGGCTACGAAATCTCGTTCGACAGCTACGCGGAAGGCATGTTCGTTCCCGGTGATGCCGAAGCTTTGGAGCGTGCATTCGTCAATCTGGTACGTAATGCGGTTCAGTACGGAGGTGGAAGGGGACAGATATCGGTCGGTATTGAGGCTGACGGCAGCGTGACGGTAGCCGATCAGGGCTGCGGAATTGCTGGCGATAAGCACTCGCGCATATTCGAACCATTCTACCGCGTCAGCCCACACGGCTCCGGTGCGGGCCTGGGGCTCAGCATGGTCAATGAGATTGTGACCCGCCACCGCGGCTATATTGAGCTTTCTTCCGCTCCAGGCAAGGGCAGCACATTTGCCGTGCGCTGGCGCGCGAGGAGCGTTTTCCAGCAGCCGTAG
- a CDS encoding YMGG-like glycine zipper-containing protein produces MKKIISSVLVCLTLTACSQTEKGAGIGAAGGAIIGGLASGTWEGAAVGAAAGGAGGAVVGNISERNDRNRRDRWEHRDRHNYGCRYRDHYGRCR; encoded by the coding sequence ATGAAAAAGATAATCTCAAGCGTACTCGTTTGTTTGACGCTGACAGCGTGCAGCCAGACGGAAAAAGGTGCCGGCATTGGTGCGGCCGGTGGCGCAATCATTGGCGGACTGGCAAGCGGCACCTGGGAAGGCGCTGCAGTGGGAGCCGCCGCAGGTGGGGCGGGAGGGGCCGTGGTAGGCAACATCAGCGAACGTAACGACAGGAACCGCCGTGACCGCTGGGAACATCGGGACCGACATAATTACGGCTGCAGATACCGGGATCATTACGGTCGCTGTCGATAA
- a CDS encoding response regulator transcription factor, whose product MKLLLIEDDPEMTDALRVALSQHGIVLDAVEDLATAREAIAMTVYDIVLIDRQLPDGDGSTFLADLRRAGSNTRSIIISALRSTDERISGLNEGADDYLPKPFEIPELIARMSAVLRRAPTTGPSVLSAGNVTYDRVSSDVHVNGIRVALTRRELLIMETLLRNRGRTVLRSSLEGHVYSFDDEIQSNSLESNVSRLRRKLGEAEANIVVKNIRGIGYYLHEQK is encoded by the coding sequence ATGAAACTTCTACTTATCGAAGACGATCCGGAAATGACGGATGCGTTGAGGGTGGCCCTCTCGCAGCATGGCATCGTTCTTGACGCCGTTGAAGATCTGGCAACGGCGCGCGAAGCAATCGCTATGACGGTTTACGATATCGTGCTTATCGATCGGCAATTGCCTGATGGTGACGGCAGTACGTTTCTTGCCGATTTGCGTCGCGCGGGGTCAAATACCCGATCGATCATCATCTCGGCTCTGAGGTCGACCGACGAACGCATTTCCGGCCTCAACGAAGGGGCTGACGACTATTTGCCGAAGCCGTTCGAAATCCCCGAGCTGATTGCCAGAATGAGCGCTGTGCTGAGGCGGGCTCCGACAACCGGCCCGTCCGTCTTGTCGGCAGGAAACGTCACCTACGATCGTGTTTCAAGCGATGTGCATGTGAACGGCATCCGGGTTGCGCTCACCCGCCGGGAGTTGCTTATCATGGAAACGCTTCTAAGAAACCGCGGTCGCACTGTGTTGCGCTCGTCCCTTGAGGGTCACGTCTATTCCTTTGATGACGAGATCCAGTCGAACTCACTGGAGTCTAATGTGTCTCGCCTACGCCGGAAGCTTGGCGAAGCAGAGGCCAACATTGTCGTCAAGAACATTCGTGGCATAGGCTATTACCTTCATGAGCAGAAATAG
- a CDS encoding LysR family transcriptional regulator has protein sequence MNIRFLETVIWLSELRNFRATAARLNMTPAAISNRIGAMEQELGFRLFDRDARDVNLTGEGEAFVEGARDVVRRYHDLVESLSPQNGLEGTLKIGIVPSLAMTILPGILDIVRQRYPQIRISITTSSSKGIVQKLEQRELDIVFAIKPEPSPNLRIVDICTFGMFWISRSNQFPGGAEDMLSRDDLLGCNLISYESGSYNYQQIINYFTEERLKDATVHYSNSLTTTINMISAGVGISVIPPVVIQKELRTGELQVLNTNAVFPATSYSAIYLESAATRLITLVANIAREAGRNFSGNFSDGLAFQD, from the coding sequence ATGAATATCCGTTTTCTGGAAACGGTGATCTGGTTGTCGGAACTGCGTAATTTCCGGGCGACGGCGGCTCGCCTCAACATGACGCCGGCGGCAATATCCAATCGTATCGGCGCGATGGAGCAGGAACTGGGGTTCCGGCTCTTCGACCGCGATGCCCGCGACGTCAATCTGACGGGAGAAGGCGAAGCCTTTGTCGAGGGCGCGCGCGATGTCGTGCGCCGTTATCATGATCTGGTGGAAAGCCTGAGCCCGCAAAATGGGCTTGAAGGCACGCTGAAGATTGGCATCGTTCCGAGCCTCGCCATGACCATATTGCCGGGTATTCTCGATATTGTCCGCCAACGCTACCCGCAGATACGCATCTCGATCACGACCTCATCATCGAAAGGGATCGTGCAGAAACTGGAGCAGCGCGAACTCGATATCGTTTTCGCTATCAAGCCCGAGCCTTCGCCCAATCTGCGCATCGTCGACATATGCACTTTCGGCATGTTCTGGATATCGCGCAGCAATCAGTTTCCGGGCGGGGCTGAAGACATGCTGTCACGCGATGATCTGCTCGGCTGCAATCTCATTTCCTATGAGAGTGGTTCCTACAATTATCAGCAGATCATCAATTATTTCACGGAAGAGCGCCTGAAAGACGCGACCGTTCACTATTCCAACTCGCTCACCACGACGATTAACATGATTTCGGCAGGGGTCGGGATTTCCGTCATTCCGCCTGTGGTGATCCAGAAAGAGCTTCGGACGGGCGAGCTGCAAGTGCTGAATACCAATGCCGTTTTCCCGGCGACGAGCTACAGCGCTATTTATCTCGAAAGCGCAGCGACGCGCCTGATTACGCTTGTGGCCAATATCGCCCGTGAAGCCGGGCGCAATTTCAGCGGCAATTTCAGCGATGGCCTTGCTTTTCAGGACTAG
- a CDS encoding NmrA/HSCARG family protein — MTNSKHPILVFGATGRQGGSVAKALLKAGWPVRALVKDSSKAASLQLRNAGVELVQGSLEEFNVIRSAMKDAYGVFCALPGNLAAKDEIRYGISIADIAAETGISHFVYSSGASVGTELTGVPRFDAKPRIEAHIRQLDMTTTIIRPMIFMEMLVRPGFGLDKGRLISLIRPDHSIQLTAVEDIGRFVAAVLADKSRFGGATLKIASDRLTGRELEAVFSEAAGRPITYERFSDDLLAANDDLAHMAKSLENGPLAEQIDLKLMRELNPELVTFASWLVGNGRRSLDAALRASVS, encoded by the coding sequence GTGACCAATAGCAAGCACCCCATTCTGGTTTTCGGCGCTACCGGAAGACAGGGAGGATCTGTCGCCAAAGCCTTGTTGAAGGCGGGATGGCCCGTTCGCGCGCTCGTTAAGGATTCCAGCAAAGCTGCATCTTTGCAATTGCGAAATGCAGGCGTCGAGCTTGTGCAGGGTTCACTTGAAGAGTTCAATGTGATCCGTTCGGCGATGAAAGACGCCTACGGCGTCTTTTGCGCGCTACCAGGAAACCTGGCCGCCAAAGACGAAATTCGTTATGGCATTTCGATCGCGGATATCGCCGCAGAAACCGGCATCAGTCATTTTGTTTACTCGTCGGGCGCCAGCGTCGGTACTGAACTGACAGGCGTTCCGCGCTTCGACGCCAAACCTCGTATTGAAGCCCATATTCGACAACTCGACATGACTACGACCATCATCCGGCCAATGATTTTCATGGAAATGCTGGTGCGCCCCGGCTTCGGTCTGGACAAAGGCCGTTTGATTTCCCTCATCAGGCCGGATCACTCTATTCAGCTCACTGCCGTGGAAGACATCGGTAGATTTGTGGCTGCGGTGCTTGCCGACAAGTCCCGCTTTGGCGGCGCAACGCTTAAGATCGCAAGCGACCGCTTGACCGGGCGTGAGCTTGAGGCAGTCTTCAGCGAAGCAGCCGGTCGTCCGATAACCTATGAACGGTTTTCCGACGACCTTCTCGCAGCAAACGATGATCTCGCGCATATGGCAAAGAGCCTGGAAAACGGGCCGCTTGCCGAGCAGATCGATCTGAAACTCATGCGAGAGCTCAACCCTGAACTTGTTACATTCGCATCCTGGCTTGTTGGCAATGGGCGCAGGTCGCTTGATGCAGCTTTGCGTGCATCAGTCTCGTGA
- a CDS encoding LysR family transcriptional regulator has protein sequence MKIDLNLVPLFLAVAQEHNFRAAADRLGITRSAVSQGIRRLEDVLGTALVMRTTRSVRLTEAGERLHNELSQPISDIETSFENVSSDNMPRGLLRIAATSIAEQFLSGPLIASFAAANPYVTIDVTVTDDEFDIVAAGYDAGVRLGEVIEQDMIAIPITGDQREMVVASPSYLQLHGAPKHPRELVHHRCIGWRPAPNVAPYRWEFEENGIPFDVAVEPQITTNDLRLMLRTALAGGGITFAPEETFRPFMETGQLVPLLKEFLPLFPGFFLYFPQRRNMAPKLRALIDHIRRADSRLPIAPAP, from the coding sequence ATGAAAATCGACCTTAATCTCGTTCCGCTCTTTCTCGCAGTCGCGCAGGAGCATAATTTCCGAGCTGCCGCTGATCGGCTGGGTATTACGCGGTCAGCAGTCAGCCAGGGGATCCGACGACTGGAAGACGTACTTGGTACAGCGCTTGTCATGCGCACAACGCGTTCCGTTCGACTGACCGAAGCGGGGGAGCGCCTGCACAATGAGTTGTCCCAACCCATATCGGATATCGAAACCTCCTTTGAAAATGTGTCGAGCGATAATATGCCGCGCGGGCTCCTCAGGATCGCTGCCACTTCAATCGCCGAGCAGTTCCTTTCCGGCCCGCTGATAGCTTCCTTTGCAGCTGCTAATCCTTACGTGACAATTGATGTCACGGTCACGGATGATGAGTTCGACATCGTAGCCGCTGGCTATGACGCGGGAGTTAGATTGGGAGAGGTTATAGAACAAGATATGATCGCCATTCCGATAACCGGTGATCAACGGGAGATGGTCGTGGCTAGCCCGTCTTATCTTCAGCTCCATGGAGCACCCAAACATCCACGCGAGCTGGTTCATCATCGCTGCATCGGTTGGCGTCCCGCCCCAAATGTCGCTCCATATCGCTGGGAATTTGAGGAGAACGGAATTCCGTTTGATGTGGCTGTTGAACCGCAGATCACCACCAACGATCTCCGCCTGATGCTACGCACTGCTCTTGCCGGAGGCGGCATCACCTTTGCGCCGGAAGAGACGTTCCGACCGTTTATGGAAACAGGCCAACTGGTGCCGCTGCTCAAAGAATTTCTGCCGCTCTTCCCTGGATTTTTTTTGTATTTCCCGCAGCGCCGCAACATGGCTCCAAAGTTGCGAGCGCTGATCGACCATATTCGGCGGGCGGACTCACGGTTGCCAATTGCTCCCGCTCCGTGA
- a CDS encoding type II toxin-antitoxin system CcdA family antitoxin has translation MPQLESARTFKRATNLSIDNELLSEARRHKINISRAAEIGIAQALAAAKSALWKEDNRPAMQSSNAYVEENGLPLERYRQF, from the coding sequence ATGCCACAACTGGAATCTGCCCGGACATTCAAGCGCGCAACCAATCTTTCAATCGATAATGAGCTTCTTTCTGAAGCGCGCCGACATAAGATAAATATTTCGCGTGCAGCCGAGATTGGAATTGCGCAGGCGCTAGCTGCTGCCAAGTCAGCACTTTGGAAAGAAGATAATCGTCCAGCGATGCAAAGTTCTAACGCTTACGTCGAAGAAAATGGCTTACCTCTTGAACGTTATCGTCAATTCTAA
- a CDS encoding CcdB family protein: MARYDVYSNPGGGYVLDVQADLLDELKTRIVIPLIIKALAPIPAKRLNPSFEIEGEEHVLVTQFISAIPVSGLKNPVANLSPSHDEIVSALDMAFHGF, from the coding sequence ATGGCGAGATATGACGTTTACTCCAATCCGGGTGGCGGCTATGTGCTCGACGTACAGGCTGATCTACTGGATGAGCTAAAAACACGTATTGTCATCCCACTAATTATTAAAGCGCTGGCCCCCATCCCCGCGAAGAGGCTCAATCCGAGCTTCGAGATTGAAGGAGAGGAGCATGTGTTGGTTACACAGTTTATATCGGCAATTCCGGTGTCCGGATTAAAGAACCCGGTCGCAAACCTTTCTCCTTCACATGACGAGATCGTATCCGCGCTCGATATGGCGTTTCACGGATTTTGA
- a CDS encoding MacB family efflux pump subunit, with amino-acid sequence MTEPLIRIRGVSRAFPAGDEMVQVLKDVDLDIEAGEMMAIIGASGSGKSTLMNILGCLDRPTTGSYWIEGRETSKMAVDELAALRRERFGFIFQRYHLLGDLSAASNVEVPAIYAGRSRSDRHKRAISLLSRLGLAERTGNIPGKLSGGQQQRVSIARALMNGGEIILADEPTGALDTHSGAEVMKILRELHAEGHTIILVTHDKKIADQADRVVKISDGVIISDARNRPQSSATARPIRERAPDAGWRGVIDRLTEAFRMAVVAIWAHKMRSLLTMLGIIIGIAAVAAISALGAGSQQQILNSISSLGTNTIEVRAGKGFGDLEAGKIRTLVPADAEALANQPYVDSVTPTVSTSVTVKRAAVAVNAAVTGVGADFFRVRGLELAHGQVFDAQDVTSYSQNVVIDANASRDLFLDLINPVGQVILLGTMPARVVGVTKQENSFGPAVDTLTVYAPYTTVMGRMLGRPNVDGITVRIKDDVVPGNVEAAVSRLIERRHGAKDFFLTNSATIRETIETTTQTLTLLISSVAVISLIVGGIGVMNIMLVSVTERTKEIGVRVAVGARRSDILSQFLIEAILVCLVGGLMGIVLALGISAFFNLLSPDFKMIFSSYSIMMAFTCSTLIGIIFGFLPARNAAKLDPIEALARD; translated from the coding sequence ATGACGGAACCGCTGATCCGCATACGTGGTGTATCCCGCGCTTTCCCTGCGGGCGACGAGATGGTGCAGGTGCTCAAAGACGTCGATCTCGACATCGAGGCCGGCGAGATGATGGCCATTATCGGTGCCTCGGGTTCTGGCAAGTCGACACTGATGAACATCCTTGGCTGCCTCGATCGTCCAACGACTGGCAGTTACTGGATCGAAGGGCGCGAGACGTCGAAGATGGCTGTGGACGAACTGGCTGCGCTACGCCGTGAGCGGTTCGGGTTCATCTTCCAGCGTTATCATCTGCTTGGCGACCTCAGCGCAGCGAGTAATGTCGAGGTGCCGGCCATCTATGCCGGACGCAGCCGATCCGACCGGCACAAGCGAGCCATCTCCTTGTTGAGCCGACTGGGCCTGGCCGAGCGGACGGGCAATATCCCTGGCAAGCTGTCGGGCGGCCAGCAGCAGCGGGTATCGATCGCCCGCGCCCTGATGAATGGCGGCGAGATAATTCTGGCCGATGAACCGACCGGGGCCCTGGACACACACAGCGGCGCAGAGGTTATGAAGATCCTGCGCGAGCTTCACGCCGAGGGGCACACCATCATTCTGGTCACGCACGATAAGAAGATCGCCGACCAAGCGGATCGGGTTGTAAAGATCAGCGATGGCGTTATCATTTCCGACGCGCGCAATAGACCCCAGTCTTCCGCGACGGCTCGTCCTATCCGCGAACGAGCGCCGGACGCGGGCTGGCGCGGCGTCATCGATCGGCTGACCGAAGCCTTCCGTATGGCCGTGGTTGCGATCTGGGCGCATAAGATGCGCTCGCTGCTGACCATGCTCGGCATCATCATCGGCATCGCCGCGGTGGCAGCAATCTCGGCTCTGGGCGCTGGCTCGCAGCAGCAAATCCTGAACAGTATCAGCTCGCTCGGCACCAATACGATCGAGGTGCGGGCCGGGAAAGGCTTCGGTGATCTGGAAGCGGGCAAGATACGGACCCTGGTTCCCGCCGACGCCGAAGCGCTGGCGAACCAGCCCTATGTCGACAGCGTGACGCCAACCGTATCGACCAGCGTGACTGTCAAGCGCGCCGCCGTGGCCGTCAATGCGGCGGTCACGGGGGTCGGCGCGGACTTCTTTCGTGTACGGGGCCTTGAGTTGGCGCATGGACAGGTGTTTGATGCCCAGGATGTCACAAGCTACAGCCAGAACGTTGTGATCGACGCGAACGCCTCGCGCGACTTGTTCCTCGACCTTATCAATCCCGTGGGGCAGGTGATCCTTCTCGGCACAATGCCGGCAAGGGTCGTGGGTGTGACGAAGCAGGAGAACTCCTTCGGACCGGCGGTGGATACACTGACTGTCTATGCGCCCTACACGACCGTCATGGGGCGCATGCTGGGTCGCCCGAATGTTGATGGCATCACCGTTCGCATCAAAGACGATGTTGTTCCAGGAAATGTCGAGGCCGCGGTTTCGCGCCTTATCGAGCGTCGGCACGGCGCGAAAGACTTCTTTCTCACCAACTCGGCGACCATTCGCGAGACTATCGAGACCACTACGCAAACCCTGACGCTGCTGATTTCGTCAGTTGCGGTGATATCGCTGATTGTCGGCGGCATCGGCGTGATGAACATCATGCTGGTGTCTGTAACCGAGCGCACAAAGGAGATCGGGGTTCGTGTGGCCGTCGGCGCGCGCCGCAGCGACATCCTCTCCCAGTTCCTGATCGAGGCCATTCTGGTTTGCCTTGTCGGAGGCTTAATGGGAATCGTGCTCGCCCTCGGGATCAGCGCTTTTTTCAATTTGCTGAGCCCCGACTTCAAAATGATCTTTTCCTCCTATTCCATCATGATGGCCTTCACTTGCTCGACCCTGATCGGTATCATCTTCGGCTTCCTTCCCGCCCGCAATGCGGCTAAATTAGACCCGATCGAAGCCTTGGCACGTGACTGA